A window from Salminus brasiliensis chromosome 7, fSalBra1.hap2, whole genome shotgun sequence encodes these proteins:
- the bcl6aa gene encoding BCL6A transcription repressor a isoform X1: MQEVSRKALPDLDKMSCAADSCIQFTRHASDVLLNLNRLRSRDILTDVTILVNRQQFRAHKTVLMACSGLFYTIFTDSLKCNLNAISLDPKVDPEGFAILLEFMYTSRLTLKESLIMAVMNTAIYLQMDHVVDTCHRFIKSSDSSMKLPREDFLVSPLLLSQDVHGYRPHEVVENMPGRAGPFRDGRPYGAGIFNGVNAPSSSYHLYSQFPMQGFPFPLCKLTDAKNTFPDFSKGGPIQHKHCSPADGTSSMLADYGRSTATASSACHAGPYSSRELGRNEEMKRESLEGLVQSIGMSSRKHGMAGLSQEQQREMGKEQAPLTEEDLTHQHYSMGMPSSGRKTLMSSPQSPLKSDCQPNSPTESSSSKNAALSQASQPPTLPGTQDPKARNWKKYKFIVLNQSTKEEESSPHDPEMRSPQRLGLPAFHPTSETDHPDSHATNTKLSDHSDDFTVPQASRLNNIINRTLEGSQRNSDSHSSLYMSHLKCTSCGSQSPQHSDVCPNTPGSRLTEEMSELHSEYSDSSCENGTYFCNECDSKFAEEEVLKRHMLQVHSDKPYKCDRCQAAFRYKGNLASHKTVHTGEKPYRCNICGAQFNRPANLKTHTRIHSGEKPYKCETCGARFVQVAHLRAHVLIHTGEKPYPCEICGTRFRHLQTLKSHLRIHTGEKPYHCEKCNLHFRHKSQLRLHLRQKHGAITNTKIQYRMSTTDLPTDLTKAC; the protein is encoded by the exons ATGCAAGAAGTTTCTAGGAAAGCACTACCAg ATCTTGACAAAATGTCTTGTGCAGCAGACAGCTGCATCCAGTTCACGCGCCATGCGAGCGACGTTCTACTCAACCTGAACCGGCTGCGCAGCAGAGATATTCTCACAGATGTCACCATTCTGGTCAACAGACAGCAGTTTCGCGCTCACAAAACAGTTCTCATGGCATGCAG CGGGCTCTTCTACACAATATTCACTGACTCGCTAAAATGCAACCTAAACGCTATCAGCCTCGACCCGAAGGTAGACCCAGAGGGCTTCGCCATCCTTTTGGAGTTCATGTACACTTCTCGCCTCACACTGAAGGAGAGCCTCATTATGGCTGTCATGAACACCGCCATCTACCTGCAGATGGACCACGTCGTTGACACCTGCCACAGATTCATTAAGTCCAG TGACTCCTCTATGAAACTGCCCAGAGAGGACTTCCTGGTCAGCCCTCTGCTTTTATCTCAAGATGTTCATGGTTACAGACCGCATGAGGTGGTGGAGAACATGCCGGGGCGAGCAGGACCTTTTAGAGACGGGCGACCTTATGGAGCTGGCATATTCAATGGAGTTAACGCTCCTAGCAGCTCGTATCACCTCTATAGCCAGTTCCCCATGCAGGGGTTCCCGTTCCCTCTCTGCAAGCTGACAGATGCCAAAAATACTTTTCCTGATTTCTCCAAAGGAGGCCCCatccaacacaaacactgctctCCAGCCGACGGTACAAGCTCAATGCTGGCTGATTACGGACGCAGCACTGCCACTGCCTCGAGTGCATGCCACGCCGGCCCCTACTCTTCCCGGGAGCTGGGCAGGAACGAGGAGATGAAGAGGGAGAGCTTGGAAGGACTGGTGCAGTCCATTGGCATGAGCTCTAGAAAGCACGGGATGGCTGGGCTATCCCAGGAACAGCAGCGGGAGATGGGTAAAGAGCAGGCGCCGCTGACCGAAGAGGACTTGACCCACCAACACTACTCCATGGGCATGCCCTCCAGTGGTCGCAAGACATTGATGAGCAGCCCCCAGAGCCCTCTGAAATCTGACTGCCAGCCCAACTCTCCAACAGAGTCGAGCAGCAGCAAGAACGCCGCCCTCTCGCAAGCCTCGCAGCCACCAACTCTGCCAGGCACGCAGGACCCGAAGGCTCGCAACTGGAAAAAGTACAAATTTATCGTGCTCAATCAGAGCACCAAGGAGGAAGAGAGCAGTCCTCATGACCCTGAGATGCGCTCGCCTCAGCGGCTGGGACTGCCTGCTTTCCATCCGACTTCTGAGACTGACCACCCAGACTCGCATGCCACCAACACGAAGTTGAGTGACCACAGCGATGACTTCACTGTGCCCCAAGCCAGCCGCCTCAACAATATCATCAACAG AACTCTGGAAGGATCACAGAGGAACAGTGACAGCCACTCTTCTCTTTATATGAGCCATTTAAAGTGCACCTCCTGCGGCTCGCAGTCCCCGCAACACTCAGACGTCTGTCCCAACACTCCCGGCTCGCGCCTAACTGAGGAAATGTCTGAGCTCCACTCCGAGTACTCCGACTCCAGCTGTG AAAACGGTACATACTTCTGTAACGAATGCGACTCCAAATTTGCAGAAGAGGAGGTTTTGAAACGCCACATGCTTCAGGTCCACAGTGACAAGCCATACAAATGTGACCGGTGCCAAGCAGCGTTCCGCTATAAGGGAAACCTTGCCAGCCATAAGACAGTTCACAcag GAGAAAAGCCGTACCGGTGCAACATCTGTGGTGCACAGTTCAATCGACCAGCTAACCTCAAGACCCACACGCGCATTCACTCTGGAGAAAAGCCATACAAGTGTGAGACATGTGGTGCTCGTTTCGTTCAG GTCGCTCACCTGCGCGCCCACGTTCTGATCCACACCGGAGAGAAGCCATATCCCTGTGAAATCTGTGGCACTCGCTTCCGACACCTGCAGACGCTCAAGAGTCACCTGCGCATACACACAGGAGAAAAGCCCTATCAT TGTGAGAAATGCAACTTGCACTTTCGCCACAAGAGTCAGCTGCGGCTGCACCTCCGGCAGAAGCATGGCGCCATCACTAACACCAAGATCCAGTACCGCATGTCCACAACAGACCTGCCCACTGACCTGACCAAGGCTTGCTGA
- the smx5 gene encoding smx5, whose product MLFYSFFKSLVGKDVVVELKNDLSICGTLHSVDQYLNIKLTDISVTDPEKYPHMLSVKNCFIRGSVVRYVQLPADEVDTQLLQDAARKEAMQQKQ is encoded by the exons ATG CTTTTCTATTCATTCTTCAAGTCCCTGGTGGGCAAAGATGTGGTTGTGGAGTTGAAAAATGACTTGAG CATATGTGGCACGCTACACTCTGTCGATCAG TATCTGAACATCAAACTCACAgacatcagtgtcactgacCCTGAGAAGTATCCACATATG CTGTCAGTGAAGAACTGCTTCATCCGTGGCTCAGTGGTGCGGTATGTTCAGCTTCCTGCAGACGAGGTGGACACTCAGCTCCTTCAGGATGCCGCACGCAAAGAGGCCATGCAACAGAAACAGTGA
- the bcl6aa gene encoding BCL6A transcription repressor a isoform X3 — protein MPHSMQQNHAQQVLHLCQGMSRTRAWSPKRSYPDLDKMSCAADSCIQFTRHASDVLLNLNRLRSRDILTDVTILVNRQQFRAHKTVLMACSGLFYTIFTDSLKCNLNAISLDPKVDPEGFAILLEFMYTSRLTLKESLIMAVMNTAIYLQMDHVVDTCHRFIKSSDSSMKLPREDFLVSPLLLSQDVHGYRPHEVVENMPGRAGPFRDGRPYGAGIFNGVNAPSSSYHLYSQFPMQGFPFPLCKLTDAKNTFPDFSKGGPIQHKHCSPADGTSSMLADYGRSTATASSACHAGPYSSRELGRNEEMKRESLEGLVQSIGMSSRKHGMAGLSQEQQREMGKEQAPLTEEDLTHQHYSMGMPSSGRKTLMSSPQSPLKSDCQPNSPTESSSSKNAALSQASQPPTLPGTQDPKARNWKKYKFIVLNQSTKEEESSPHDPEMRSPQRLGLPAFHPTSETDHPDSHATNTKLSDHSDDFTVPQASRLNNIINRTLEGSQRNSDSHSSLYMSHLKCTSCGSQSPQHSDVCPNTPGSRLTEEMSELHSEYSDSSCENGTYFCNECDSKFAEEEVLKRHMLQVHSDKPYKCDRCQAAFRYKGNLASHKTVHTGEKPYRCNICGAQFNRPANLKTHTRIHSGEKPYKCETCGARFVQVAHLRAHVLIHTGEKPYPCEICGTRFRHLQTLKSHLRIHTGEKPYHCEKCNLHFRHKSQLRLHLRQKHGAITNTKIQYRMSTTDLPTDLTKAC, from the exons CCCAGCAAGTGCTGCACCTGTGTCAAGGCATGAGCAGGACAAGGGCCTGGAGCCCCAAACGCAGTTACCCAG ATCTTGACAAAATGTCTTGTGCAGCAGACAGCTGCATCCAGTTCACGCGCCATGCGAGCGACGTTCTACTCAACCTGAACCGGCTGCGCAGCAGAGATATTCTCACAGATGTCACCATTCTGGTCAACAGACAGCAGTTTCGCGCTCACAAAACAGTTCTCATGGCATGCAG CGGGCTCTTCTACACAATATTCACTGACTCGCTAAAATGCAACCTAAACGCTATCAGCCTCGACCCGAAGGTAGACCCAGAGGGCTTCGCCATCCTTTTGGAGTTCATGTACACTTCTCGCCTCACACTGAAGGAGAGCCTCATTATGGCTGTCATGAACACCGCCATCTACCTGCAGATGGACCACGTCGTTGACACCTGCCACAGATTCATTAAGTCCAG TGACTCCTCTATGAAACTGCCCAGAGAGGACTTCCTGGTCAGCCCTCTGCTTTTATCTCAAGATGTTCATGGTTACAGACCGCATGAGGTGGTGGAGAACATGCCGGGGCGAGCAGGACCTTTTAGAGACGGGCGACCTTATGGAGCTGGCATATTCAATGGAGTTAACGCTCCTAGCAGCTCGTATCACCTCTATAGCCAGTTCCCCATGCAGGGGTTCCCGTTCCCTCTCTGCAAGCTGACAGATGCCAAAAATACTTTTCCTGATTTCTCCAAAGGAGGCCCCatccaacacaaacactgctctCCAGCCGACGGTACAAGCTCAATGCTGGCTGATTACGGACGCAGCACTGCCACTGCCTCGAGTGCATGCCACGCCGGCCCCTACTCTTCCCGGGAGCTGGGCAGGAACGAGGAGATGAAGAGGGAGAGCTTGGAAGGACTGGTGCAGTCCATTGGCATGAGCTCTAGAAAGCACGGGATGGCTGGGCTATCCCAGGAACAGCAGCGGGAGATGGGTAAAGAGCAGGCGCCGCTGACCGAAGAGGACTTGACCCACCAACACTACTCCATGGGCATGCCCTCCAGTGGTCGCAAGACATTGATGAGCAGCCCCCAGAGCCCTCTGAAATCTGACTGCCAGCCCAACTCTCCAACAGAGTCGAGCAGCAGCAAGAACGCCGCCCTCTCGCAAGCCTCGCAGCCACCAACTCTGCCAGGCACGCAGGACCCGAAGGCTCGCAACTGGAAAAAGTACAAATTTATCGTGCTCAATCAGAGCACCAAGGAGGAAGAGAGCAGTCCTCATGACCCTGAGATGCGCTCGCCTCAGCGGCTGGGACTGCCTGCTTTCCATCCGACTTCTGAGACTGACCACCCAGACTCGCATGCCACCAACACGAAGTTGAGTGACCACAGCGATGACTTCACTGTGCCCCAAGCCAGCCGCCTCAACAATATCATCAACAG AACTCTGGAAGGATCACAGAGGAACAGTGACAGCCACTCTTCTCTTTATATGAGCCATTTAAAGTGCACCTCCTGCGGCTCGCAGTCCCCGCAACACTCAGACGTCTGTCCCAACACTCCCGGCTCGCGCCTAACTGAGGAAATGTCTGAGCTCCACTCCGAGTACTCCGACTCCAGCTGTG AAAACGGTACATACTTCTGTAACGAATGCGACTCCAAATTTGCAGAAGAGGAGGTTTTGAAACGCCACATGCTTCAGGTCCACAGTGACAAGCCATACAAATGTGACCGGTGCCAAGCAGCGTTCCGCTATAAGGGAAACCTTGCCAGCCATAAGACAGTTCACAcag GAGAAAAGCCGTACCGGTGCAACATCTGTGGTGCACAGTTCAATCGACCAGCTAACCTCAAGACCCACACGCGCATTCACTCTGGAGAAAAGCCATACAAGTGTGAGACATGTGGTGCTCGTTTCGTTCAG GTCGCTCACCTGCGCGCCCACGTTCTGATCCACACCGGAGAGAAGCCATATCCCTGTGAAATCTGTGGCACTCGCTTCCGACACCTGCAGACGCTCAAGAGTCACCTGCGCATACACACAGGAGAAAAGCCCTATCAT TGTGAGAAATGCAACTTGCACTTTCGCCACAAGAGTCAGCTGCGGCTGCACCTCCGGCAGAAGCATGGCGCCATCACTAACACCAAGATCCAGTACCGCATGTCCACAACAGACCTGCCCACTGACCTGACCAAGGCTTGCTGA
- the bcl6aa gene encoding BCL6A transcription repressor a isoform X2, giving the protein MSCAADSCIQFTRHASDVLLNLNRLRSRDILTDVTILVNRQQFRAHKTVLMACSGLFYTIFTDSLKCNLNAISLDPKVDPEGFAILLEFMYTSRLTLKESLIMAVMNTAIYLQMDHVVDTCHRFIKSSDSSMKLPREDFLVSPLLLSQDVHGYRPHEVVENMPGRAGPFRDGRPYGAGIFNGVNAPSSSYHLYSQFPMQGFPFPLCKLTDAKNTFPDFSKGGPIQHKHCSPADGTSSMLADYGRSTATASSACHAGPYSSRELGRNEEMKRESLEGLVQSIGMSSRKHGMAGLSQEQQREMGKEQAPLTEEDLTHQHYSMGMPSSGRKTLMSSPQSPLKSDCQPNSPTESSSSKNAALSQASQPPTLPGTQDPKARNWKKYKFIVLNQSTKEEESSPHDPEMRSPQRLGLPAFHPTSETDHPDSHATNTKLSDHSDDFTVPQASRLNNIINRTLEGSQRNSDSHSSLYMSHLKCTSCGSQSPQHSDVCPNTPGSRLTEEMSELHSEYSDSSCENGTYFCNECDSKFAEEEVLKRHMLQVHSDKPYKCDRCQAAFRYKGNLASHKTVHTGEKPYRCNICGAQFNRPANLKTHTRIHSGEKPYKCETCGARFVQVAHLRAHVLIHTGEKPYPCEICGTRFRHLQTLKSHLRIHTGEKPYHCEKCNLHFRHKSQLRLHLRQKHGAITNTKIQYRMSTTDLPTDLTKAC; this is encoded by the exons ATGTCTTGTGCAGCAGACAGCTGCATCCAGTTCACGCGCCATGCGAGCGACGTTCTACTCAACCTGAACCGGCTGCGCAGCAGAGATATTCTCACAGATGTCACCATTCTGGTCAACAGACAGCAGTTTCGCGCTCACAAAACAGTTCTCATGGCATGCAG CGGGCTCTTCTACACAATATTCACTGACTCGCTAAAATGCAACCTAAACGCTATCAGCCTCGACCCGAAGGTAGACCCAGAGGGCTTCGCCATCCTTTTGGAGTTCATGTACACTTCTCGCCTCACACTGAAGGAGAGCCTCATTATGGCTGTCATGAACACCGCCATCTACCTGCAGATGGACCACGTCGTTGACACCTGCCACAGATTCATTAAGTCCAG TGACTCCTCTATGAAACTGCCCAGAGAGGACTTCCTGGTCAGCCCTCTGCTTTTATCTCAAGATGTTCATGGTTACAGACCGCATGAGGTGGTGGAGAACATGCCGGGGCGAGCAGGACCTTTTAGAGACGGGCGACCTTATGGAGCTGGCATATTCAATGGAGTTAACGCTCCTAGCAGCTCGTATCACCTCTATAGCCAGTTCCCCATGCAGGGGTTCCCGTTCCCTCTCTGCAAGCTGACAGATGCCAAAAATACTTTTCCTGATTTCTCCAAAGGAGGCCCCatccaacacaaacactgctctCCAGCCGACGGTACAAGCTCAATGCTGGCTGATTACGGACGCAGCACTGCCACTGCCTCGAGTGCATGCCACGCCGGCCCCTACTCTTCCCGGGAGCTGGGCAGGAACGAGGAGATGAAGAGGGAGAGCTTGGAAGGACTGGTGCAGTCCATTGGCATGAGCTCTAGAAAGCACGGGATGGCTGGGCTATCCCAGGAACAGCAGCGGGAGATGGGTAAAGAGCAGGCGCCGCTGACCGAAGAGGACTTGACCCACCAACACTACTCCATGGGCATGCCCTCCAGTGGTCGCAAGACATTGATGAGCAGCCCCCAGAGCCCTCTGAAATCTGACTGCCAGCCCAACTCTCCAACAGAGTCGAGCAGCAGCAAGAACGCCGCCCTCTCGCAAGCCTCGCAGCCACCAACTCTGCCAGGCACGCAGGACCCGAAGGCTCGCAACTGGAAAAAGTACAAATTTATCGTGCTCAATCAGAGCACCAAGGAGGAAGAGAGCAGTCCTCATGACCCTGAGATGCGCTCGCCTCAGCGGCTGGGACTGCCTGCTTTCCATCCGACTTCTGAGACTGACCACCCAGACTCGCATGCCACCAACACGAAGTTGAGTGACCACAGCGATGACTTCACTGTGCCCCAAGCCAGCCGCCTCAACAATATCATCAACAG AACTCTGGAAGGATCACAGAGGAACAGTGACAGCCACTCTTCTCTTTATATGAGCCATTTAAAGTGCACCTCCTGCGGCTCGCAGTCCCCGCAACACTCAGACGTCTGTCCCAACACTCCCGGCTCGCGCCTAACTGAGGAAATGTCTGAGCTCCACTCCGAGTACTCCGACTCCAGCTGTG AAAACGGTACATACTTCTGTAACGAATGCGACTCCAAATTTGCAGAAGAGGAGGTTTTGAAACGCCACATGCTTCAGGTCCACAGTGACAAGCCATACAAATGTGACCGGTGCCAAGCAGCGTTCCGCTATAAGGGAAACCTTGCCAGCCATAAGACAGTTCACAcag GAGAAAAGCCGTACCGGTGCAACATCTGTGGTGCACAGTTCAATCGACCAGCTAACCTCAAGACCCACACGCGCATTCACTCTGGAGAAAAGCCATACAAGTGTGAGACATGTGGTGCTCGTTTCGTTCAG GTCGCTCACCTGCGCGCCCACGTTCTGATCCACACCGGAGAGAAGCCATATCCCTGTGAAATCTGTGGCACTCGCTTCCGACACCTGCAGACGCTCAAGAGTCACCTGCGCATACACACAGGAGAAAAGCCCTATCAT TGTGAGAAATGCAACTTGCACTTTCGCCACAAGAGTCAGCTGCGGCTGCACCTCCGGCAGAAGCATGGCGCCATCACTAACACCAAGATCCAGTACCGCATGTCCACAACAGACCTGCCCACTGACCTGACCAAGGCTTGCTGA